In Phragmites australis chromosome 17, lpPhrAust1.1, whole genome shotgun sequence, the following are encoded in one genomic region:
- the LOC133897886 gene encoding mediator of RNA polymerase II transcription subunit 20a-like, translated as MPAVKWLMHWHPSPGATLNSQILADACGCAESLGGAKDGRWKTSIFFYRAMTRDGAGGAGQQQQQHPDVPRELLGVALHERPGLYFSIVRAQRLVLQADAAFPQVMEKLQSYKARVALNFEGFQYQLGDFCLRIGKCVPNNSEALRGIMMEVEYYPLSSIEKSRAIMEDFFDIWQETVAKKSLPGRFIHVESIFSEYGLSDQYSFQHTAVQYATCLQQLMAAVRG; from the exons ATGCCCGCCGTCAAGTG GCTGATGCACTGGCACCCGAGCCCCGGCGCGACGCTCAACAGCCAGATCCTCGCGGATGCGTGCGGCTGCGCGGAGTCACTAGGCGGGGCCAAGGACGGGCGCTGGAAGACCTCCATCTTCTTCTACCGCGCCATGACCCGCGACGGCGCGGGAGGCGcggggcagcagcagcagcagcaccccgACGTGCCCCGCGAGCTCCTCGGCGTCGCGCTCCACGAGCGCCCGGGACTCTACTTCTCCATCGTCCGCGCCCAGCGCCTCGTCCTCCAGGCCGATGCCGCGTTCCCCCAGGTCATGGAGAAGCTCCAGTCCTACAAGGCCCGTGTCGCCCTCAATTTCGAG GGGTTTCAGTATCAACTGGGTGATTTCTGCTTGAGGATAGGAAAATGTGTTCCTAACAATTCTGAAGCACTGAGAGGAATCATGATGGAG GTAGAATATTATCCCCTATCTTCCATCGAAAAATCCAGGGCAATCATGGAAGACTTCTTTGACATATGGCAGGAAACAGTTGCGAAGAAGTCATTACCTGGTCGTTTCATTCATGTAGAATCAATCTTTTCGGAGTATGGTCTTTCAGATCAATATTCTTTCCAACACACTGCAGTTCAGTATGCAACTTGCTTGCAACAACTCATGGCTGCAGTAAGGGGCTAG
- the LOC133896976 gene encoding putative cyclin-dependent kinase F-2, with the protein MSTAKSRPPYTQVGAVRYMAPEMLMDMPDYDERVDLWSLGCVMAELRLRELFPSEMLSPDGFDVLKGLLTLTCNPKERLTAAAALRNRARGSLTPSVLLLPK; encoded by the exons ATGTCCACGGCCAAGTCCCGGCCGCCATACACGCAGGTAGGAGCGGTCCGGTACATGGCGCCCGAGATGCTGATGGACATGCCGGACTACGACGAGCGCGTCGACCTGTGGTCGCTTGGCTGCGTCATGGCAGAGCT CCGGCTGCGCGAGCTGTTTCCCAGTGAGATGCTGTCGCCGGATGGGTTCGACGTCTTGAAGGGGCTCCTCACACTCACGTGTAACCCCAAGGAGAGGCTAACGGCAGCCGCCGCGCTCCGAAACCGTGCACGTGGTTCCCTGACACCATCAGTGCTCCTGCTTCCAAAATAG